A genomic region of Cannabis sativa cultivar Pink pepper isolate KNU-18-1 chromosome 1, ASM2916894v1, whole genome shotgun sequence contains the following coding sequences:
- the LOC133039899 gene encoding uncharacterized protein LOC133039899 isoform X1, protein MKEVLEIPETSKVQRSLSFNGETEKKDDVGVEEKDGEGTKDQLEEDVDDVESVPSLNLSEEKVVVPTKVVVSDDSFEVMNFWGEDLPAIVKEEVEQTVKDDFDDAAFERFKESGGKVISPFTVKKGYSNQQYELFRYIFSSANDPSEVLAHFGKVEVERRYFKCMKPETDISNSVRRSWHLGALKFVVHYFS, encoded by the exons ATGAAAGAAGTGTTGGAGATACCTGAGACGAGCAAAGTTCAGCGCTCGCTTTCGTTCAACGGGGAGACCGAGAAGAAGGATGACGTGGGTGTCGAGGAAAAGGATGGTGAAGGGACGAAGGATCAATTGGAAGAGGATGTTGATGATGTAGAGAGTGTCCCTTCACTTAATCTATCAGAAGAGAAGGTCGTTGTTCCAACTAAGGTGGTTGTTTCTGATGATTCGTTTGAGGTTATGAACTTTTGGGGAGAAGATCTCCCCGCTATTGTAAAAGAGGAAGTTGAGCAGACAGTGAaggatgattttgatgatgCTGCGTTCGAAAGATTCAAAGAATCTGGAGGGAAGGTGATTAGTCCATTCACTGTGAAGAAGGGTTACTCAAATCAACAGTACGAGTTGTTCCGTTACATTTTCTCTAGCGCCAATGATCCGAG TGAAGTGTTAGCCCATTTTGGGAAGGTTGAGGTCGAGCGGAGGTATTTCAAATGCATGAAACCGGAGACTGATATATCAAACAGTGTACGTAGAAGTTGGCATTTGGGTGCTTTGAAATTTGTAgttcattattttagttaa
- the LOC133034069 gene encoding uncharacterized protein LOC133034069, with amino-acid sequence MHSLVDIRSIKKKNWATAGYRYLMSSLHRYKTKNTKNVSGCTIFLQLVYLTHVDWTATHVDRTVAPIDFWTTKHCKSVYKWIRDQGGHTSGKVKLTNTYVLLPSFESALSLGNPQMTQYTKPCVS; translated from the exons ATGCATTCTTTAGTTGACATAAGGTcaattaagaagaagaattgGGCGACTGCCGGATATCGATATCTAATGAGCTCTCTACACCGGTACAAGACGAAGAACACCAAAAATGTCTCCGGTTGCACGATATTTTTACAG CTTGTATATTTGACGCACGTAGACTGGACTGCTACTCACGTGGACCGAACTGTGGCTCCAATTGACTTTTGGACCACAAAACACTGCAAGTCAGTGTACAAGTGGATTCGAGACCAGGGTGGTCACACAAGTGGAAAG GTGAAGTTGACTAACACGTATGTGTTACTGCCAAGTTTTGAATCCGCATTGAGCTTGGGCAACCCACAAATGACGCAATATACAAAGCCGTGTGTGAGTTGA
- the LOC133039899 gene encoding uncharacterized protein LOC133039899 isoform X2, producing the protein MTVERMAKEQEWSTLYYDADLSLCHTMVVPLLDTDSAPHWFAANVSMVNTTVEIRDSLSSAMHKRSRRSTCVEMLQTLDQLFAPVKPGDLNFSEFVIISSSKDYPQQQNGHDCGMFVMKYMESLFEENEILEEVM; encoded by the exons ATGACTGTGGAGAGGATGGCGAAGGAGCAAGAGTGGTCCACTCTTTATTACGATGCAGATTTGAGTTTATGTCACACT ATGGTGGTACCCCTACTGGATACCGATAGTGCTCCGCACTGGTTTGCGGCGAATGTGAGCATGGTTAATACAACAGTGGAAATTAGGGACTCGTTGTCTTCTGCAATGCATAAGAGGTCACGTCGGAGCACCTGCGTAGAGATG CTCCAGACTTTGGACCAATTGTTTGCGCCTGTCAAGCCAGGAGACCTGAATTTCAGCGAGTTTGTAATTATTTCTTCAAGCAAGGACTACCCACAACAACAAAATGGCCACGATTGTGGAATGTTTGTAATGAAGTACATGGAATCACTGTTCGAGGAAAATGAAATATTGGAAGAGGTAATGTAA